In the Telopea speciosissima isolate NSW1024214 ecotype Mountain lineage chromosome 2, Tspe_v1, whole genome shotgun sequence genome, one interval contains:
- the LOC122650986 gene encoding uncharacterized protein LOC122650986 codes for MAASNLKVKLLVDKKAQRVLFAEAGKEVVDFLFNLLALPVGTVVKLLSKESMPAASTPDKPTVYFYNCGVYGCGQNYVTGDRGTPCPGCRNQLSTQMTYVAGAAGTAAEQRRVDCGAGYVKGLVTYMIMDDLSVTPFSTISGITLLNNFNVREVGSLEEKVFDLDMDLGLAILKASLQSETVLTDVFLGSKKLK; via the exons ATGGCAGCTTCGAATCTGAAAGTGAAACTCCTGGTGGACAAGAAGGCCCAGAGAGTCTTGTTTGCAGAGGCAGGGAAGGAGGTTGTGGACTTCCTCTTTAACCTCTTGGCCTTGCCTGTTGGAACTGTTGTTAAGTTGCTGAGTAAGGAGAGCATG CCAGCCGCATCTACTCCTGATAAACCCACTGTATATTTCTACAATTGCGGCGTCTATGGTTGTGGTCAAAATTATGTAACCGGTGACCGTGGTACTCCCTGTCCTGGTTGCCGAAATCAGTTGTCAACCCAGATGACTTATGTTGCTGGAGCTGCTGGAACAGCAGCGGAGCAGCGACGCGTAGATTGTGGAGCAGGGTATGTGAAGGGATTGGTGACTTATATGATAATGGATGATCTGTCTGTCACACCCTTCTCTACCATTTCTGGTATCACTCTCCTGAACAACTTCAATGTCAGGGAAGTGGGTTCTCTTGAAGAGAAGGTTTTTGATTTGGATATGGATTTG GGTCTCGCAATTTTAAAAGCTTCTTTGCAATCAGAGACGGTTCTTACAGATGTCTTTCTTGGGAGTAAGAAGCTGAAATAG